GAGGTGCCGCGCTCTGCCCCGGCTCAGCGATTTGCAATAATGCCATAATATAATTCTTACTCTTTAGTCTTCAAATAATGAATCTTCAATGCGTGCCAGCTCATCTTTCAATTTATAAACAAATTTCAGTTTACGCACCACATCCGCTGCTTGCTCAAGCTCATTTATCTCTGTGCTGTTAATAAGTGCTAATAATTGCTGATTGAGTTCGACCATTAATATTTTAATATCATTCTCGAACTCAGTAATGGCGGCATCAGGATCCGTTGCGGTTGGCAAGTCTTCGAGCGCTTCGCGTAATTCCATTTGTTGCATTAAAAACAAAGGATCTTGCAGCGTTTGTTGCTCTGCACGAATATCAACACCGCGTTCAGCAAGCATGTACTCTGCACGTTTAAGAGGATGTTTTAAGGTTTGCAATGCATCATTAATTTCAGCCGCTTTTTGTACCGCCAAGCGCTGATCTTTTTCGCTATGGTTGGCGAATTTATCAGGATGGATGACCTTTTGAAGTTCGAGGTAATGAGCATTCAATACAGTTAAATCAACTTGGTAATTAACAGGCAATGAAAAGAGTTCAAAATAACGCATTAACTTTATTACTTCCTATTTCAAAAAGGACAAAGCCCTAACCTTAGGGTGAGGGCTTAATGACATTGGCAGCTTAAAAGATCAAATTAGACAGTGAAACTTTCACCGCAACCACATTCGCCACTTTGATTTGGGTTATTAAATTTAAACCCTTCATTGAGCCCTTCTTTAACAAAATCGAGCTCAGTGCCATCGATATAAACAAGACTTTTTGCATCAACAATGACCGTTACACCGTCTTTTTCAAACATTTCGTCGCCTTCGGCTAATTCATCTACGAACTCAAGGACATAAGCAAGGCCTGAACAACCTGTTGTCTTAATACCCACTCGTAAACCAATGCCTTTGCCACGATTTTCTAAAAAGGTGCGAACGCGATTAACCGCTGAATCTGTCAATGTGATTGCCATAAAAATCTCTTATTTACCGTGCTTACTTTTGTAATCTGAAATTGCTGCTTGAATGGCATCTTCAGCCAAAATCGAACAGTGAATTTTTACTGGAGGTAACTCTAATTCAGCGCTGATATCGGTGTTTTTGATTTCAGATGCTTGATCGAGTGTTTTACCTTTGACCCATTCAGTCACTAACGATGAAGAAGCGATTGCACTTCCACAGCCATAGGTTTTGAACTTCGCATCTTCAATAATACCGTCTTCAGATACTTTAATTTGCAGTTTCATTACGTCACCACATGCTGGTGCGCCAACCATACCCGTTGCTACTGACGGATCGTTTTTATCAAACGCACCCACGTTACGTGGATTTGCAACGTGATCTAATACTTTATCGCTGTAAGCCATGTTTAATTACCTCAATACCTGCTATTCATGCAAAGTGTGA
This region of Pseudoalteromonas ulvae UL12 genomic DNA includes:
- the hscB gene encoding co-chaperone HscB, whose product is MRYFELFSLPVNYQVDLTVLNAHYLELQKVIHPDKFANHSEKDQRLAVQKAAEINDALQTLKHPLKRAEYMLAERGVDIRAEQQTLQDPLFLMQQMELREALEDLPTATDPDAAITEFENDIKILMVELNQQLLALINSTEINELEQAADVVRKLKFVYKLKDELARIEDSLFED
- the iscA gene encoding iron-sulfur cluster assembly protein IscA, with protein sequence MAITLTDSAVNRVRTFLENRGKGIGLRVGIKTTGCSGLAYVLEFVDELAEGDEMFEKDGVTVIVDAKSLVYIDGTELDFVKEGLNEGFKFNNPNQSGECGCGESFTV
- the iscU gene encoding Fe-S cluster assembly scaffold IscU, which translates into the protein MAYSDKVLDHVANPRNVGAFDKNDPSVATGMVGAPACGDVMKLQIKVSEDGIIEDAKFKTYGCGSAIASSSLVTEWVKGKTLDQASEIKNTDISAELELPPVKIHCSILAEDAIQAAISDYKSKHGK